CCGAGGCGAGACCAACGGAGAACAATGTCCTGTCCTACAAGGATCACGGCCTTTTGCTGTGCGAGGTTCACGTGCTTCGTAATCTGGCTAGTAAGCTGATGCCAGATAACATACAGAAGGAGTTTTTGGAGGATCTGGACGACCTTGCGAATGTCAAGGGGGTGCACATTCAAGCAAAGGCTCTAGAGAGGATTCGCTGGGCATACGCAAGATGGCTTAGGTAAACCGGACACAATGTATTTTTACATATCGGAGAGCAATTCTTTTTGAAAGAATTCTTGTTTGACTAGAAGAGAGGATAGACAGGCGAGTGAGCATTGTAAAAAGCATGTCAATTACGTCTCCCATATTGAAGTAATACCTTTGATATCATATTCAACGTGCATTTTTATTTTGCGTATTAGTCTAGGGTACTTAAAGTTGTATCGCCTGATGCTGCCAAACCACTAATCTTGTTCCAAAAACCGCAACCCGTTGCGCCATTGCCCACGTTAAATGCTTCTTATAACAACAATAATATTGGAAGATGATTTTGTTGAAAACACCCTAATTGTGTACTCCGATGACATGACTCATGCTTTTGTGACCCTTTACCTGGTGTCCCAATGATGATGGTAGATTTAGAAAATATTCAATAAAGGAAAATAGTAATGCTCAAACAGTTTCGCTGTCGGTGGGAGGTTCTTCCTTCTCGCGGAGGTCCTTGAGGCAGGGAGCAAAGAACATTTCGCCCGTGATGACGAGCTGTAAAGTCCTCAGACTGACGAGTATCCAGAGGAGGACGACACTTAGAGAGATGATCTAGCAAACAGTGGGTTAGATGGACGTTTTCCACAAGATAGGTCATACAGACACAGAGAGAGGGAGGCAACTCACCATGGTTGCATATTTGAAGAACTCGCTGCCCAGATTCTTCCACAGGGCATTGGTGCAAGTTCCCCATACGCCGAGCGGGAAAGTGAATCCCCACCAGCCCATGTTGAAGGGGAACTGGCGCGTGGTCCTGAGGCTGATGAGGGCGAAGCAGACCCAGGCGAGAGCGAACCCCCacatgacgatgccgaagaagatgccaaggaAGTAGAGGAACTCTGCGCCTCGCGTGGGATCGACGCCAGCGACGTGAAACATTTCCGTCTGGGGAATCACCTTGAGGGCGACTTTAccgagctgctggatgcCGAAACCGCCTTGGCCGAGAGGTCCCACGGGGAGAAAGACGGAGACGATGACTTCCcgaggggggagggagtgGATGGTCAGGCGGTGGAAGTAGAGGGCCATGACGCAGCCGGAGAGGGCCTGGCCGATGCCCCAGAGGACGTAGGAGACGATGAGCGTTGCGTAGGCGTGGCTGGACGAGGGGAGGGCGTCGGCGACGATGCCTCCCGTGGCAGCGGCGACGACTGCGGGGACgatggggaggaggagggttgCGGTGGTCTTGTCGAGGCCGGGGCGGTGGCGGTGCATGACGATGAAGGGCATGGAGATGCAGGTTGCCATTGAGACGAGGACGTCGATCCACCAGAATGCCCAGGCGAGGTAGATGAGCCAGGGGCCCCATTGGGCGCAGGCGAAGATCAtcatgttgatgatggctgaAGAGTTGGTAAGTTAGTTAGTTGGTGTtgagacgagatgagatgagacggGAGGTGACATACTGGCAAATCCCATGGGGAAGCAGCCCAGGAACAAAGATTGCGCGGGATGTGAAATCATGGCCATCCAGATTTCAGGATAGAGCGTATATCGTAGTAGCGAGATGATGCAGAAGATTGTGAAGAGCAGGATGTTtaaggcgaagaagatgtagGAGATGATGTGTAGCCAGTAGCCGTTCCAGgggaggttgaagaggaggatggagaCGATGCCCGTGCCCATGTTTACGGCGAACCATCTTTTTGAGATTGTTGTGTTAGTTTAAACCGAGTTCAAATGCTGGGggttgatttttttttttctttgagGAATGGGTGGTTGTATTGTGTGTAAGTGAGCGGTTGGAGTGTATGTGAGACTTACGATGGAGTAAAGTTGCGGACGATTTTGCGCCAGCCGCGGTTATTCTTGCAGGGTCTTGATTTTGAAGGGCATGGAGGAGTATCGGGAGtattggcatcatcatcgctgctgctgctgtcgttgttgtcgttgttgttggtATTGTTTTCTGGCTGTGGCGGCTTCTCGGTTATTGTTCCGAGCTGAGCATCTGCCGGCCTGGCTGTTGTAGtcgccatcatgatggaGAGTCTCCAATGAGACCAAAGAGCAATTCAAGCTGATAGTTGTAAAAGTACTGAAACTTCAATTGATGTTAATAAAAATTTGAAGTCGTCGTCCAATCGTCGTATTTATGAATGTCTTGAGACTATTGCTTTAGGCATAGCCTTTCGGTATTCGGGGCGTTCGCTATGACGTTATATTTGTTGTATGTAAGCCACCAAAAGATGCAGCCGTAGCGGTTCGTCGGAATGAGTGAGCCGAAGGATTTACTTTCCGGGAATAGGGGCAAGTGACGAGATTGAATGAATTGAATTGCTTCTCCCTTTTCATGTGAATGGGATCGAGTTGCCGGTCTGCCGTTATATAAACCTTCTAGTCATAGCTACTGAGGCAAAAGAATTTTCTTTGACTAATTGGTTTGTTCGCCCCCTAGTCAGATGATGCACCGGCCAGCCGGCCGTCCAGGTACGGaagaccctttttttttcttcccttcaCCTGCGATGAACCGGTCGGCGATGGGGGATCCACCAGTATCAGATTCTAGAAGATTGCCTAGCAGCTACAAAtccagttttttttttcttaatgGTAGCTGCTCAGCCCTCTGACGTGCAAACATGATTCACATGGGCCGCCGCTATTCGCTCTTTTGGCGGCTGCGAATCTGGGGAAAGCTCGGCATCGGGGCGTGATGGGGAGCGGCTGTCGGTGGGAGATGGATATGGCTGACCAGGGCTGCCTTTTTGTTCCGTTTGGGCGACGGGCCGAGATGCGGGTTTGTGATGATGAGTGCTGGATGGAAGTGCCGAGCTGAAATTTGTCTTTGACATTGTTTCTTTGGTCTCAAACGGTTATTGCGGCATCGGGTAGAAGGGGAGCGGATACAttgcggtggtgatgctagccgtgatgacgatgattttGGGATCTTTGTAAGAATAGATTGGAAGTGAAGCCGGAGATGAGATGCGATACGGCAAGTGAAAAGATGTTAGACAACGAAGATTGCAGCTCTCCACTCTTGTTGCGAGTCAAGTTACGGCTTTCGTGATTAAGGTAAGATACGAGATGACCCAAGCAACAGCTTCACCATGACTTAGATGGCTGTAGCAATTGAGGTTGAAGGGTTCAAATAGCTTTATGAATTTAATTTTATCGCCATCGATATGCTTATAGCTACGAGTAGGTACGATTTGTTTATATTCACCAACAACGTCAATATATGTCTAGGGTCAAATATCATTTACTCCCGAGGTGCATCACGAaccagatggagatggatatcATACCGGAGATAAGGACTCTTCTGGGAATGCAATCCAATTGacatctcatctcgcccACATGGCATACTCTGGACACATAAGCCCGGCCCAGCAGTTCCGTTCTTTACGTGGCAGTCGGTCCTTAGTTCTCCATCAAGTACATCACATATCATTGCAATCCACcttgtagcagcagcagccatgcgTTGCGCTGTGCAgatcttcttttttcttttcaattttcTTTctagtaatttttttttacccgTGCGCTTTGCCATACTGGCTCGTGAGTCGACTGgtcgaagaaaaaaaggtccaACCAGCAAAGGCAACCCAACACATGCTGTCTCACAGTATCAGATGAAAGATCCTTCAGTCAATGCGGGTGAAGCCAAGCCTCAACCATGGAAGTTACACAGTGGAGCACAAGCAAACTCCTATTGAAAAGCTTGGCGATATTTGTGGAACTTGAGGTGCACATTCCGTGGACACCAATTCAACTCTATATTGACTGAGATTCGACCTCTCCAGGTTCCGTGCCGAGTGACCGAAAGTTAAAACTGCCAGAGCGGATGTCGGCGGCGGATGTCGGAGAACCCCGAGCCGCTGCCGTCATTCTGTGTCTTGGATCTTGTACCTTTGTACTTCGTCCGTTTTCCGTCCATCCCGCATCTTATCTTATAAGTGGAACAGCGCCACCAATATAAGACATACATAAATTGACAAGGTCTGCGATTCttgcaaaggaaaaaattacAATCAATTCagatatataaataattGACAACTCAGGGGCAGATAAGGCGATAGCGAGTAAGGAGAGCACAGAGTTCTAGATCTTCTGCCAACCCCCTTTCCATTCGCATATCGCAATCAGTCACTGAACATCTCTCAAGGTTCCCTTGAACTTTTTCCCTTAGCACGACGCTACTGCTCCGAGCATGTACCAGGTTTCACGAAGCCCCACGCTTGGCGGATACTGTCCGTCTAGTCACCAAAAATCTGCCAACATTCGTCTCAGTTCGATGCTCGAGTCCCTATCGTAAAGCCTCCCGTGAGACCTGTGACATTCCAGGCTGGAAAACCGAGTTCATGTGCAAAGTAACCACGTCCAGAATCGGGGTTTCGTGAATCTGACAATGTCCGGTCGTCATCATTTCGTAGCAATCTCATGTTATCTTTATCTCTGAGGCTGCGCGTCAGCAGTTCGCTGCACCGCCTAAACTCTGGCTGGCCATTGTGCGCTCCTAGCGCCTGGCCGTCCAACCAGATTGTGCAAAACTTGCGCGGCCTAATCCACCGATAGTTGCCAGGTGTACCCGTTCCCCGTTGTGCCGTTGCTCGTACAGGCGATCATTGACCattgcccttttttttctcgtgtGGCTTGAGGGTCAATCGAGGATTTTGACAGGCCGACACCGGTTGCACTACCCTCCGTCGGGGGTTTCGCTCAGCTGACCAGACACGAGAGACACCGGTCATCCCCGCCCCCAGTCGGTGTGTCGCTTTTCGTTGCGTATCTCTGAGATCTTGATAAATGCACTCGTCGTATCGTTCTGTATTGCCCATTCGTTAGATCCCTCATAGCATACATCCCTATACAATCCATCCTCTATAGCCATCATCAAAAGATACCATCAACCATGACCGTCAACGTTGTGTCTAGCAGCCAAGCCCTCGGTGGCGTCAGCGACGTCGTAGAGCACAAGGGGGATCGCTTCGAAGAACTCGTGCTGGCGCTCAAGGACGCCCTTGGCCCGTCGTCGGGTTTGACGTCGGACGATGTCGACGTCGGCTTCCTAATGGAGCTTATGCGCGACTATGATGGCAACGACATGAAGTGGTCCAAGTATGCCTTTGGCGACGGCAGCAGAGGATACACTCGTAACCTCGTCGATGAGGGAAATGGCAAAAGCAACCTGGTAGGTCATGTCTCGAAACCGCGTACAGGTGCATCCCAGTATTGACAAGAAGCAAACTAGCTTGTACTCGTCTGGTCCCCAGGAAAGGGCAGCCCCATCCACGACCACGGAAACGCGCACTGCGTCATGAAGATTCTGCGCGGCGATCTCACTGAGACTCGCTACGCCTTCCCAGAGAAGGACGAGCCCGAGGGACCGATGACTGTCATCTCCGAGAAGACATATAAGGAGAACCAAGTGACATACATGGCCGACGAGCTCGGCCTCCATAGAGTATCCAACCGTGGCAGCGACTTCGCTGTCTCGTTGCACTGTAAGTTGCATCGCAGCCTCAAGACACTTGTGCTGGACCTGACCAAACAACCTCTTCAGTATATACTCCCCCCAACGTAGCAAGGGAAGGCTGCCACATCTTTGATGAAAAGACTGGCAAGCGAAGCCATGTGCCTGGCTGCATGTACTTTTCGATGTATGGCCGCCTGGTCAAGGAGTAGCAAGCAGCAGACTTGGCAGCGTGTGCATCGGGTTCATAGGAAGCGGTGTTTTGGCGTTGGTTTTGTAATGTCTTTCTCATAATCGTCTTGTTGCCTGTATTGATTTAGTTCATGATTCTGGGTGTCGTTGGGTAGCATCTGCCATGTTCATCCAtggcggaggagaagcgGTCCTCAGCGACGGATATATAGCGAAGCACAGCATTTTTGGTACTGAATGAAACGCCTCATCGCATACAAGCTCGTCTCCCCTGTTacagcaaaaaagaagagtgTAGTTGGAAGAAAAGCAAGGTTGGACGCATGTCGTTGATATTCCGGCTCTTGTTCTGGAGAGCCATCGATGGCGTGATTTCGGCTAGACCTAATTGGGGACAGTCGAGTGCTTGGTGGTGACGGATCTCGGCGCACTTTTTATGGGGGTTACGGAGGTATTACGGTATTCTGGCTGCTTAGTCACGGTGATTATAAGCGTTCACAGGCACAAAAAACACGAGACAAGATGTATTAGACGGTAGGGAGTGTGTTATAAGGGAGCTGGACTTGTATTGATGTGTTGATTCCCTCCATGCGTGGGACATGATTGTGTGGATGCCCGACTAGAGAGGGACTAAGGCGCCTGTGCTCCATATTGCTTACAAAAATGGTACGAGAGCTGCCAAAAGTCGGAGTGACATGCTCAGCCTGTCGAATTGCTCCCTGGTTGCTGGTATCTCTGACACGTCACATGACCTCGCGTTTGTAgtctcgtactcgtacaggcTATCAGCGGATTGGAACGCGAAGTCAACTGGCGGACCTGCCATAATTGTAGAAGTTAAcagttgagaagaagcaaatcgATAGAGATGCTCAGCTCTAGAATTTTATTCCACTTTAGCAGCCTCAGACATCAAAAGTCCTCTCTTTCGAATTCATGATTCTGTTTTTTATAGCATCTATTTAAAAGCATCCATTCTCGTTATAACAGCATGCCTCGTCGCAAGCGTGCCGCCGCCGAGTTCATTGATCTCACAGGAGATTCCCCTGAGCCAGTTCGCAAACGACCagctctttcttcttcacaatCTTCCCGAGCACCTCCTGGCCTGAATTATGCATCTCAGAGGAGCCAATCATTTGCTTATCCAGCGGCTACACAAGAGCCAGACTATCTGGACTTGACGCAAGACGATGACACCGCTGACAAAGAGTTTTATGGCACTTTTGGTTCGTTTCTTCCTTCAAGCCAATTGTTCGTCAGTGGAATGCTAATTTTCTTTACACAGATGGCAAAATCGTCGGTGTGAGGTACTATGATGGATATGCTTCGCCTGGCGAGGCCGTCTTGTGTCGCAGAGAGCCGGAAAATCGGGTATGCATCAAGCATAGCAGCTggtttggcatcatcaagtaACAGACCTAATACGTAAACAGTATGACAAAAATGCTATCCGGATAGACAATGTCCTTCACCAACAAATAGGCCACTTGCCTCGCACAATTGTTGAGAAGCTCGCTCACTACATCGTAAGTTTGGCGCCTCTAAATACTACCCCTTCAGGTATACAGCTAATGCGAAATAGGACTCTGGAGATCTCACTGTGGAAGGCCAAATCATAGGAGAAAAAGCCTACTACGATTGTCCCATAAGATTGTCCTTTTACGGGCCAAGTGACCCTGCAGAGCGGACCAGAATCGAGACTGCTCTAAAGGCAGATAAATTTGTCAAGGCTAcccagctgaagaagacCAGGAAGGAAGCCGAGGCACGTAGGGTAGTGCTTGGGCTATCTCAAAGCAGATCGACAGCTGGCTTCGATACTACTCAGGCGGTTCCCGAAGTATCACTCGAGGAAATCCTCCAGTCCAGCTATGCAGTCGAGTTCCGCAAAAGCGGTGACGCCATCAAGACCCTGGCAATGGGCGAGGATGAGCTGTCCAAGATGCCACAGGCCGAACAACCCAGTCAGCTCAAGTCTACTCTCCTGCCATATCAGCTACAGGTATGTCTGCACCAAATCTTTGTTGCCCCTCTCTATTAGTCCTTGTTTGTGTCAAGTCAGAACTAACAGCGCATAAAAAGGGCCTGGCTTGGATGCAATCGAAAGAGAGCCCCAAACTTCCAGCTGTGGGCTCGGATACGGTAACCCAGTTGTGGAGACGTGACAACAAGGGCCGGTTTTGGAATGTCGCCTCCGAGTTCATCACCTCTAAGCCGCCAACGCTCTTCTCAGGCGGTATCCTTGCGGACGATATGGGTTTGGGAAAGACGCTCCAAATCATCAGCTTGATCCTTACCGGTGGCCCGGGTTCAACGCTAATAGTTGCT
This genomic stretch from Trichoderma breve strain T069 chromosome 1, whole genome shotgun sequence harbors:
- a CDS encoding voltage-dependent anion channel domain-containing protein, encoding MMATTTARPADAQLGTITEKPPQPENNTNNNDNNDSSSSDDDANTPDTPPCPSKSRPCKNNRGWRKIVRNFTPSWFAVNMGTGIVSILLFNLPWNGYWLHIISYIFFALNILLFTIFCIISLLRYTLYPEIWMAMISHPAQSLFLGCFPMGFATIINMMIFACAQWGPWLIYLAWAFWWIDVLVSMATCISMPFIVMHRHRPGLDKTTATLLLPIVPAVVAAATGGIVADALPSSSHAYATLIVSYVLWGIGQALSGCVMALYFHRLTIHSLPPREVIVSVFLPVGPLGQGGFGIQQLGKVALKVIPQTEMFHVAGVDPTRGAEFLYFLGIFFGIVMWGFALAWVCFALISLRTTRQFPFNMGWWGFTFPLGVWGTCTNALWKNLGSEFFKYATMIISLSVVLLWILVSLRTLQLVITGEMFFAPCLKDLREKEEPPTDSETV
- a CDS encoding cysteine dioxygenase type I domain-containing protein, with amino-acid sequence MTVNVVSSSQALGGVSDVVEHKGDRFEELVLALKDALGPSSGLTSDDVDVGFLMELMRDYDGNDMKWSKYAFGDGSRGYTRNLVDEGNGKSNLLVLVWSPGKGSPIHDHGNAHCVMKILRGDLTETRYAFPEKDEPEGPMTVISEKTYKENQVTYMADELGLHRVSNRGSDFAVSLHLYTPPNVAREGCHIFDEKTGKRSHVPGCMYFSMYGRLVKE